TCGTATACGATGTTGCCGACATCTTCAAATTCGACACCGTGGTACCGGTGGCCTTTCGCACTGCCGCCAAGAAGCCTGAGAACGCGGAACAGATGGTCCGACTGGGCTGCCGCGATAGTTTTCGAGAAAGCCACTTGTTGGAAAAGATCATTCCAACCATTGAAGAAATCCTGGCCGCCGGAGAATTGACTCCTCCTGAACCCACCGAGGAATCGATCCCTCCGGCCATTCCCAATCCGGAGGGTCTGGGCGATGCTGGTCATCGTGGTTGAAAACGCGCCTCCTCGCTTGCGGGGACGCCTCGCAATTTGGCTATTGGAAATCCGCCCCGGCGTTTACGTGGGAGATTATTCGGTTCGAGTCAGGGACTATGTCTGGAAGCAGGTGGAGGACGGCATTGAAGAAGGAAACGCAGTTATGATTTGGTCCGCACGGACAGAGTCGGGATTCGACTTCCTGACTTTGGGAAAGAACCGACGCATCCCTTGTGAGATGGATGGCGTCAAATTGGTGTCGTTTTTGCCCCTGGAGCCCGAAAAAAAAGGCGAGGCTCAGAATTAGGCTGCAATGGTCTTTCTTGGTCACAAAACGTTGGTAATTTCAGGCCTGGGTAACTGACACCCACGAAT
The window above is part of the Terriglobia bacterium genome. Proteins encoded here:
- the cas2 gene encoding type I-E CRISPR-associated endoribonuclease Cas2, with product MLVIVVENAPPRLRGRLAIWLLEIRPGVYVGDYSVRVRDYVWKQVEDGIEEGNAVMIWSARTESGFDFLTLGKNRRIPCEMDGVKLVSFLPLEPEKKGEAQN